From Pelosinus fermentans DSM 17108, the proteins below share one genomic window:
- the msrB gene encoding peptide-methionine (R)-S-oxide reductase MsrB, which yields MKDKEGLKRTLTKIQYEVTQNQATEPAFQNEFWDHTQAGIYVDVVSGEPLFTSLDKFDSGCGWPSFTKPIMEEVIKEKQDVSHFMIRTEVRSKTGDSHLGHVFNDGPAPHKLRYCINSAALRFIPKEDLEKAGYGQFVPLFNKEK from the coding sequence ATGAAAGATAAGGAAGGACTAAAGCGTACACTCACTAAAATTCAATATGAGGTAACACAAAATCAGGCAACAGAACCTGCTTTTCAAAATGAATTTTGGGATCATACCCAGGCTGGTATTTATGTGGATGTTGTATCGGGAGAACCTTTGTTTACTTCTTTAGATAAATTTGATTCTGGCTGTGGATGGCCTAGTTTTACCAAGCCTATTATGGAAGAGGTCATCAAGGAGAAACAGGATGTCAGTCATTTCATGATTCGTACAGAAGTGCGCAGTAAAACAGGGGATTCTCACTTAGGGCATGTATTTAATGATGGTCCTGCACCCCATAAATTACGCTATTGTATTAATTCGGCAGCACTGCGTTTTATCCCTAAAGAAGATTTAGAAAAAGCAGGATATGGACAGTTTGTTCCGTTGTTTAATAAGGAGAAATAA
- the thiM gene encoding hydroxyethylthiazole kinase, protein MEILQKISDSLITVKTKKPLVHHITNYVTVNDCANITLTIGASPVMADDIGEVEEMVSFASSLVLNIGTLNSRSIESMLAVGKKAKERGIPIVFDPVGVGATSLRTATAKRIIEEVGPSVIRGNMSEMKILAGLEVQIKGVDSTADEEDGKTVAKLLSKKLNCVIAITGKQDIIAQGDRVCLIDNGHPILSQVTGTGCMATSLVASFCGATEDWFVGAAAGIMIMGLAGELAQQSLQAGEGIGTFRMRLFDAVWAMTPELMKKGGVISNG, encoded by the coding sequence ATGGAAATCCTGCAAAAAATATCCGACAGCCTCATAACTGTAAAAACCAAAAAGCCTCTGGTACATCATATTACGAACTATGTGACAGTGAACGATTGTGCCAATATAACTCTGACCATTGGTGCTTCTCCTGTTATGGCAGATGATATAGGAGAAGTAGAAGAAATGGTTTCCTTTGCTTCGTCTTTGGTATTAAATATAGGAACTTTAAATTCGCGAAGTATTGAGTCCATGCTGGCGGTTGGCAAAAAGGCGAAAGAACGCGGCATTCCTATTGTTTTTGATCCCGTGGGAGTGGGAGCAACCAGTCTTCGAACTGCCACTGCCAAGCGAATCATAGAAGAAGTTGGGCCGTCGGTCATTCGCGGCAATATGTCGGAAATGAAGATTTTGGCTGGATTGGAGGTACAGATTAAGGGGGTTGATTCGACTGCTGATGAAGAGGATGGAAAAACAGTAGCCAAACTCCTTTCTAAAAAGCTTAACTGTGTAATTGCGATTACCGGAAAGCAGGATATCATTGCTCAGGGAGATCGAGTTTGCTTGATTGATAATGGTCATCCTATTTTATCTCAAGTTACAGGTACAGGATGTATGGCTACATCATTGGTTGCTTCTTTTTGTGGAGCAACGGAGGATTGGTTTGTGGGAGCGGCAGCAGGCATTATGATCATGGGCTTAGCCGGGGAATTGGCACAGCAGTCTTTGCAGGCAGGAGAAGGAATCGGCACGTTTCGGATGCGGCTGTTTGATGCCGTGTGGGCTATGACACCTGAGCTTATGAAGAAAGGCGGTGTCATTTCCAATGGATAA
- a CDS encoding lipase family protein, whose amino-acid sequence MGDGILKKMINYICLITMILLLSQPVIGSAGALEDYEEARSLYLAAVACTAAYSDREGNIARSALEQNGWKVQSYREKSDQADVRFLVARKIQQGDTVPSYLLSVVGTENVKDVKVDLRVSKVYFAGKTLEEFTANSLLKDIPDSAPKVHKGFNQYVQTGFSREILAEGANSEKSLLEMLLGDKDKKVYLVGHSLGGAGVTIGGARLLDMGVKPEQIEVITFGAPAVGNKAFREKFEPALHLTRVVTTGDPVTGALQKLVGGYEQFGREIRWQTPSNQDADPHQITLYLDLAIKNYYQKRQQAVAAGELSIPNETTYTPGKPRVYVAPIKNQLPEELRGEFSYMKEALYDEYRNTLPGYVLDTGEKSNDVFKKAMAADCDWVVVSEIQGHTVKNEENTSYITLEQRVYQAKSGAIVTVASYGSSTRDLTSLEALIHNTKNMSQNRQDWLGTFDKNTI is encoded by the coding sequence GTGGGAGATGGTATTTTGAAAAAAATGATAAATTATATATGTTTAATCACTATGATACTGCTGCTTTCTCAGCCTGTCATTGGCAGTGCAGGAGCATTGGAAGATTATGAAGAGGCCAGGAGCCTATATTTAGCTGCTGTTGCCTGTACTGCTGCATATAGTGATCGAGAAGGAAATATTGCCAGGAGTGCTCTGGAACAAAATGGCTGGAAAGTACAGTCCTATAGAGAAAAAAGTGATCAGGCAGATGTTAGGTTCTTGGTTGCTAGAAAAATTCAGCAAGGAGATACAGTGCCTTCTTATTTGCTTTCTGTAGTGGGGACTGAAAATGTAAAAGACGTTAAAGTCGATTTGCGTGTGAGTAAGGTTTATTTTGCTGGGAAAACTCTTGAAGAATTCACCGCTAATTCCCTGCTCAAAGATATACCGGATTCCGCTCCAAAGGTGCATAAGGGCTTTAACCAATATGTTCAGACGGGATTCAGTAGAGAAATACTTGCAGAAGGTGCCAATTCTGAAAAATCATTGCTGGAAATGTTGCTAGGCGATAAGGATAAAAAAGTATATTTAGTAGGCCACAGTTTAGGCGGTGCTGGAGTTACCATTGGTGGAGCAAGGCTTCTTGATATGGGGGTAAAGCCGGAGCAGATTGAAGTGATTACCTTTGGTGCGCCAGCAGTAGGTAATAAAGCGTTTCGTGAGAAGTTTGAACCTGCTTTGCACCTTACGCGCGTTGTGACCACTGGCGATCCTGTAACTGGAGCATTGCAAAAACTAGTGGGGGGATATGAGCAGTTTGGTCGAGAAATTCGTTGGCAGACCCCAAGTAATCAAGATGCTGATCCACATCAAATTACTTTATATCTGGATTTGGCGATTAAGAATTATTACCAGAAAAGACAGCAGGCTGTAGCAGCGGGAGAATTGTCAATACCAAACGAGACAACATATACTCCTGGCAAGCCAAGAGTATATGTTGCACCCATCAAAAACCAATTGCCGGAAGAGCTGCGTGGAGAATTTTCTTATATGAAGGAAGCGCTGTATGATGAATATCGAAATACGTTGCCCGGATATGTATTAGACACAGGGGAAAAAAGTAATGATGTCTTTAAAAAAGCAATGGCTGCTGATTGTGATTGGGTGGTAGTATCTGAAATTCAGGGCCATACGGTTAAGAATGAGGAGAATACAAGTTATATTACGTTGGAGCAGCGTGTATATCAGGCAAAGAGTGGTGCTATTGTTACTGTGGCCAGTTACGGGAGCAGCACGCGGGATCTTACCTCTCTGGAAGCTCTTATTCATAATACCAAGAATATGAGTCAGAACAGGCAGGATTGGTTAGGGACGTTTGATAAAAATACAATTTAA
- a CDS encoding radical SAM protein, with protein MYFDTAGGPVFRPPSEAESFILRVTIGCSHNRCTYCNMYRSVDFRMRTMDEIMAQINHAGQYKDFIRRIFLADGNALVLPTETLLEILRVLKERFPKLRRVSCYAGPNDILRKTPEELQHLSKAGLKLVYYGMESGDDEVLRHVNKGVTAQQSIEAGQKVVAAGIKLSLMVIIGLGGKAGSRQHAYHTAQAVNAIRPTMLSALTLMMYRGSELRAEYERGEFEILSPPEIMDELHELIHAIDLPSESHCLFRSNHISNYVALAGTLPQDKEKLLSDCKKAIEYLSTMTEWDPYNNVEQ; from the coding sequence ATGTATTTTGATACTGCCGGGGGTCCTGTGTTTCGTCCGCCCAGTGAAGCGGAAAGTTTTATTTTAAGAGTAACTATCGGGTGTTCTCATAATCGCTGTACCTATTGCAATATGTACAGAAGTGTTGATTTCCGCATGCGAACGATGGATGAAATTATGGCGCAAATTAACCATGCGGGACAATATAAGGATTTTATTCGCCGTATTTTCTTAGCAGATGGTAATGCTCTTGTTTTGCCGACGGAGACACTATTGGAGATTTTAAGAGTACTGAAAGAGCGTTTTCCAAAACTGCGCAGAGTATCCTGTTATGCAGGACCCAATGATATTTTGCGAAAAACACCAGAAGAACTGCAACACTTATCAAAAGCAGGATTAAAACTGGTGTATTATGGAATGGAGTCGGGTGATGACGAAGTACTGCGTCATGTAAATAAAGGGGTTACCGCACAACAATCTATTGAGGCAGGGCAGAAAGTAGTGGCTGCTGGCATCAAATTATCTTTAATGGTAATCATTGGCCTTGGAGGGAAGGCAGGTTCTAGGCAGCACGCCTATCATACTGCTCAGGCAGTAAATGCCATTCGTCCTACAATGCTGAGTGCTTTAACGTTGATGATGTACCGGGGAAGTGAGCTGCGAGCTGAATACGAACGTGGGGAATTTGAAATTCTATCGCCGCCGGAAATCATGGACGAATTGCATGAGCTGATTCATGCCATTGATCTACCTAGTGAATCTCATTGTTTGTTCCGCAGCAACCATATATCCAATTATGTGGCTTTAGCAGGTACGCTGCCGCAAGATAAAGAAAAATTGCTGTCTGACTGCAAAAAGGCGATCGAATATTTGTCGACTATGACAGAGTGGGACCCTTATAATAATGTTGAACAATAG
- the sfsA gene encoding DNA/RNA nuclease SfsA: MKYSHIVQGIFIKRVNRFIAHVLVDGIEEVVHVKNTGRCRELFIAGRIVILERAKNPERKTRFSIIGIYKENCLINIDSQVPNSVVFEALLANGISEITNTTMVKKEVTYGKSRFDLYFESADCRGFIEVKGVTLEENGLVMFPDAPTLRGTKHVLEMMKAVEEGYKGYIFFLVQMKGVKSFSPNNKTDPGFAAALRLAAQKGVILLAYDSLVTEDEIVIGDRVEIVL, encoded by the coding sequence ATGAAATATAGTCATATCGTACAAGGTATTTTTATAAAGCGTGTCAATCGCTTTATTGCCCATGTATTAGTTGACGGAATCGAAGAAGTGGTTCATGTCAAAAATACAGGCAGATGTCGGGAACTTTTTATTGCTGGAAGGATCGTGATACTGGAGCGAGCCAAAAATCCAGAGCGAAAAACCAGATTTTCGATCATTGGCATCTACAAAGAGAATTGCTTGATTAATATTGATTCACAAGTACCCAATTCTGTTGTTTTTGAAGCATTGCTGGCTAACGGTATTTCGGAAATTACAAACACTACTATGGTGAAAAAAGAAGTAACCTATGGAAAGTCCAGATTTGATCTTTATTTTGAGTCAGCCGATTGCCGAGGATTTATTGAAGTGAAAGGTGTCACCTTAGAAGAAAATGGTCTGGTAATGTTTCCTGATGCTCCTACACTGCGAGGAACTAAACACGTGCTTGAAATGATGAAAGCAGTGGAGGAGGGGTATAAGGGGTACATTTTCTTCCTGGTCCAGATGAAAGGGGTAAAAAGTTTTAGCCCTAACAATAAAACGGATCCGGGTTTTGCCGCAGCCTTACGACTTGCTGCTCAAAAAGGCGTCATTCTGCTGGCATATGACTCCTTAGTCACTGAGGATGAAATCGTAATCGGGGATAGAGTGGAGATAGTATTGTAA
- the thiE gene encoding thiamine phosphate synthase, with product MDKKAVDYSLYLVTDRELLGNKDLAATVEEAIKGGTTLVQIREKNVSTLDFFELALVVKQIAGKYNVPFIINDRIDIALAIDADGVHIGQEDMPLAVARKLLGPTKIIGVSASTLEEAVKAQDGGADYLGVGAVFPTRTKSDADHVSLAALRRIKEGVSVPVVAIGGIDKDTIQRVIEAGADGAAVVSAIIASADPYQAACNLRHIIKK from the coding sequence ATGGATAAAAAAGCAGTTGATTACTCATTATATTTAGTAACAGATCGAGAGTTACTGGGGAATAAGGATTTAGCGGCAACAGTGGAAGAGGCTATTAAAGGAGGTACTACTTTAGTACAGATTCGTGAGAAGAATGTGTCTACTTTAGATTTTTTTGAGTTAGCCTTGGTGGTAAAACAGATTGCTGGAAAATATAATGTCCCTTTCATCATCAATGACCGGATTGATATTGCTTTAGCGATTGATGCTGACGGTGTACATATTGGACAAGAAGATATGCCTTTAGCAGTAGCACGAAAATTACTTGGTCCTACTAAAATAATTGGCGTATCTGCCTCTACTTTGGAAGAAGCTGTAAAAGCCCAGGATGGAGGGGCGGACTATTTAGGAGTCGGCGCCGTATTTCCTACCAGGACAAAAAGCGACGCTGATCATGTGAGTTTAGCAGCTTTGCGAAGAATAAAAGAGGGCGTCTCGGTGCCGGTTGTTGCTATTGGCGGCATTGATAAGGATACTATTCAGCGTGTGATAGAGGCTGGCGCCGATGGAGCAGCCGTTGTATCAGCGATTATTGCTTCTGCTGATCCTTATCAGGCAGCGTGTAACCTTCGCCATATTATAAAAAAATAA
- a CDS encoding efflux RND transporter permease subunit, whose translation MAKFFIERPIFAIVLSIVITLVGLISAFNLPIAQYPQITPPQVSVSGNYTGANAEVVEQTMAQLIELQVNGTEDMVSMQSTSSDSGSYSLTAKFDLSKNADMATVQTQNRVAQANASLPAEVTATGITTRKVSPDNSLIFSLWSPKGSYDSTFLKNYGSIYLIEELKRIKGVGNIMEYGADYGMRIWLQPDKMAQLGLTGSDISSAITTQNVQAPAGTIGQRPSASQQEFQYTARVQGRLTEPEEFENIIVSSKDNNFIRIKDVAKVEMGSKEYGFQSFLNGHQSVAFAVQLTTDANALDTITKVQEALEVASKKFPSDVAYYSIVDNTKYVRESMKEVAKTFAEALVLVLLVVFLFLQSWRATLIPMLAIPVSLIGTFAAFMVMGFSINTLTLFAMVLAIGLVVDDAIIVIEAVEYHMRYTGLSPKEATKLAMSEVSGPVVAIAFVLASVFIPVAFFGGTTGVLYKQFALTIAVSMALSAIVALSLTPALCALVLKPHDPNAHSGMLEKFFNKFNDAFEATVEKYGSGLGKLIKRSALGIVFLVVLLLVTGKLFQLVPSSFVPSEDQGFFITSVSLPEAASANRTATVANKIADDMRAQQGVSDAIVIQGYDILAGAAKANSAIIFTKLADWDERKAPGLGVQDQVMKTLANSAHVPEAKVTSFNAPSLPGIGTVGGFTMMIQDKGGNTIEEMDRISKEFMAAARTRPEIGMIYSTFGIDTPGYRFEVDREKAEQLGIPVNDVFTALQTFLGGVQVNDFNRFGRSYKVVMQAEQKFRNDVDGTRFFFVRSSSGAMVPLNTLLKPQVITAPSSIKRFNGYRAIQVGGNPAAGYSSGQALTALEEVAAQTLPKDFGYEWTDQSREEKVSAGRAPYVFGFALLFVFLCLAALYESFGIPFAVLLSVPTGIFGAIFFQYARNLQNDVYMQIGMVMLIGLAAKNAILIVEYAKVRVDKGMDPVAAAIEAAKLRLRPIIMTSLAFIIGCLPLVVATGAGAGARNSMGTAVVGGMLAATILGIFLIPVLFVLIEQGVGSIKKFKKHKKEIDVDVS comes from the coding sequence GTGGCTAAGTTTTTTATTGAACGTCCCATTTTTGCGATTGTATTATCGATCGTTATTACATTAGTTGGTTTAATCTCAGCATTCAATCTGCCGATAGCCCAATATCCGCAGATTACGCCGCCGCAAGTTAGTGTAAGTGGTAATTACACTGGAGCAAATGCTGAAGTTGTAGAACAGACAATGGCCCAATTGATTGAACTGCAAGTCAATGGGACAGAAGATATGGTTTCCATGCAGTCAACAAGTTCTGACTCCGGTTCGTACTCTTTGACGGCAAAGTTTGATTTAAGTAAAAACGCTGATATGGCAACAGTGCAAACTCAAAATCGGGTTGCACAAGCCAATGCGTCACTGCCTGCTGAGGTTACTGCAACAGGTATTACGACTCGTAAGGTTTCTCCCGATAATTCTCTGATCTTTTCCTTATGGTCTCCAAAGGGAAGCTATGATAGTACGTTTCTAAAGAACTATGGTAGTATCTACCTTATCGAAGAGCTGAAGAGAATCAAGGGCGTAGGGAATATTATGGAATATGGTGCTGATTATGGGATGAGGATCTGGCTGCAGCCAGATAAAATGGCGCAGTTAGGACTCACGGGGAGTGATATTTCTAGTGCGATTACTACCCAAAATGTGCAGGCTCCGGCAGGAACCATTGGCCAAAGACCTTCTGCTTCCCAGCAGGAATTTCAATATACAGCCCGGGTACAAGGTCGTTTGACTGAGCCTGAAGAATTTGAAAATATTATTGTCAGCTCTAAAGATAACAATTTCATTCGCATAAAAGATGTCGCCAAGGTTGAGATGGGCTCTAAGGAGTATGGCTTCCAGAGTTTCCTGAATGGTCATCAATCGGTAGCCTTTGCGGTTCAGCTTACTACCGATGCAAATGCATTAGACACCATTACGAAAGTACAGGAAGCCTTAGAGGTAGCATCAAAGAAATTTCCATCAGATGTTGCTTATTATTCCATCGTTGATAATACCAAGTATGTGCGTGAATCCATGAAAGAGGTTGCCAAAACCTTTGCAGAAGCTCTGGTACTAGTGCTTTTAGTCGTATTTTTATTTTTGCAAAGCTGGCGTGCTACTCTTATTCCAATGCTTGCTATTCCCGTTTCTTTGATTGGGACCTTTGCTGCATTTATGGTGATGGGCTTTTCTATCAATACGCTGACTCTTTTTGCCATGGTATTGGCCATTGGGTTGGTAGTTGATGATGCGATTATTGTAATTGAAGCAGTCGAATATCATATGCGCTATACGGGCCTTAGCCCAAAAGAAGCAACGAAATTGGCCATGAGTGAAGTGTCGGGTCCTGTTGTTGCCATTGCTTTTGTGCTGGCATCTGTGTTTATTCCTGTAGCCTTTTTTGGCGGAACTACAGGTGTTTTATACAAACAGTTTGCTTTGACCATTGCGGTATCCATGGCATTGTCTGCCATTGTGGCGTTGTCTTTGACACCAGCTCTTTGCGCATTAGTGTTAAAACCTCATGATCCCAATGCCCACTCAGGCATGCTGGAAAAGTTTTTTAACAAATTCAATGATGCATTTGAGGCAACCGTAGAAAAGTATGGCAGTGGTTTAGGAAAGCTGATTAAACGATCTGCTTTAGGTATTGTTTTCTTGGTAGTGCTATTACTTGTAACTGGCAAGCTATTTCAACTGGTGCCATCTTCCTTTGTTCCTAGTGAAGACCAAGGATTCTTTATTACCAGTGTAAGCTTGCCAGAGGCGGCAAGTGCGAATCGTACTGCTACTGTAGCGAATAAAATAGCCGATGATATGCGTGCTCAGCAAGGCGTATCGGATGCCATTGTTATTCAAGGCTATGATATTTTAGCTGGTGCTGCCAAAGCCAACTCTGCAATTATTTTTACAAAACTTGCAGATTGGGATGAACGAAAGGCACCTGGTTTAGGCGTTCAAGATCAAGTTATGAAAACCTTAGCGAATAGTGCTCATGTTCCTGAGGCGAAGGTTACTTCCTTTAATGCTCCTTCATTGCCCGGTATTGGTACCGTAGGCGGCTTTACCATGATGATCCAAGATAAAGGTGGTAATACCATTGAGGAAATGGATCGGATATCCAAAGAATTTATGGCCGCTGCTCGTACACGACCGGAAATTGGTATGATTTATTCTACTTTTGGCATTGATACTCCTGGGTATCGCTTTGAAGTAGACCGGGAGAAGGCAGAGCAGTTAGGTATCCCGGTAAATGATGTGTTTACTGCTTTGCAGACCTTTCTTGGCGGCGTGCAGGTCAATGATTTTAACCGTTTTGGTCGATCCTATAAAGTCGTTATGCAGGCGGAACAAAAATTCCGTAATGATGTAGACGGTACTCGTTTCTTCTTCGTCCGTAGCTCTTCTGGCGCTATGGTGCCACTTAATACTTTATTAAAACCGCAAGTGATTACTGCTCCTTCTTCCATTAAACGCTTTAATGGCTATAGAGCCATTCAGGTGGGGGGAAATCCAGCGGCTGGTTATAGTTCTGGGCAGGCCTTAACGGCATTGGAAGAAGTGGCAGCACAAACATTGCCTAAAGATTTTGGTTATGAGTGGACCGATCAGAGCCGTGAAGAAAAAGTATCAGCTGGTCGTGCTCCTTATGTTTTTGGTTTTGCGCTGCTGTTTGTATTCTTATGTTTGGCAGCTCTTTACGAAAGCTTTGGTATTCCTTTTGCAGTTTTGCTCTCAGTCCCTACAGGTATCTTTGGAGCAATTTTCTTCCAATATGCTCGTAATTTGCAAAATGATGTGTACATGCAAATTGGGATGGTTATGCTCATTGGATTGGCGGCTAAGAATGCAATTCTAATTGTAGAATATGCCAAAGTTAGGGTTGATAAGGGAATGGATCCTGTTGCAGCCGCTATTGAGGCCGCTAAATTACGGTTACGTCCTATCATAATGACGTCATTGGCTTTCATTATTGGATGTTTGCCTCTTGTAGTTGCTACAGGTGCTGGTGCTGGTGCAAGAAATTCTATGGGAACGGCAGTTGTTGGCGGCATGCTGGCAGCAACCATCCTGGGGATATTCTTGATCCCTGTACTATTTGTCCTGATTGAGCAGGGCGTAGGTTCCATTAAAAAATTTAAGAAGCATAAAAAAGAGATTGATGTTGATGTTTCTTAA
- the thiD gene encoding bifunctional hydroxymethylpyrimidine kinase/phosphomethylpyrimidine kinase, with protein MKKVLTIAGSDSSGGAGIQADLKAFSAHGVFGMSVITAVTAQNTQGVFAVQDIDVAVIDKQIEAIFDDITVDAVKIGMVSRTETIKAIANGLKKYNAQNIVVDPVMISKSGYYLLQPEAVEALISYLLPLASVVTPNIPEAEEISGLKIHSLKDMEEAAKFIHQLGPKYVLLKGGHREDDATDILFDGESYQHLSTPRIATQNTHGTGCTLSAAIAANLARGYSAQEAVSKGKEYIHTAIEHSFAIGKGVGPVHHFYNLYKGAGMLNDE; from the coding sequence ATGAAGAAGGTACTAACGATAGCTGGTTCTGATTCAAGTGGCGGGGCTGGGATTCAAGCCGATCTGAAGGCTTTTTCGGCACATGGAGTATTTGGCATGAGTGTGATTACAGCAGTGACAGCACAAAATACCCAAGGAGTATTTGCTGTACAGGATATTGATGTAGCTGTGATTGATAAACAGATTGAAGCTATTTTTGATGACATTACAGTAGATGCTGTGAAAATCGGCATGGTTTCCCGTACGGAAACGATTAAAGCCATAGCAAATGGTCTTAAAAAATATAATGCCCAGAACATTGTCGTAGATCCCGTAATGATATCGAAAAGCGGTTACTATTTGTTGCAGCCCGAGGCGGTAGAAGCATTGATCTCTTATCTGCTGCCCTTAGCATCAGTTGTAACGCCTAACATTCCCGAGGCAGAAGAAATTAGTGGACTAAAGATTCATAGCTTGAAGGATATGGAAGAAGCTGCTAAATTCATTCATCAATTAGGACCAAAGTATGTACTGCTAAAAGGCGGACATCGGGAAGATGATGCTACCGATATTTTATTTGATGGAGAAAGCTATCAGCATTTGAGTACACCTCGAATTGCTACACAAAATACCCATGGCACAGGCTGCACCTTGTCGGCTGCAATTGCTGCCAATTTGGCTAGGGGGTATTCTGCGCAAGAAGCAGTTTCTAAGGGGAAGGAATATATTCACACGGCGATTGAACACTCTTTTGCCATTGGTAAAGGTGTTGGTCCTGTTCATCATTTTTATAATTTATATAAAGGCGCAGGTATGTTAAATGACGAATGA
- the cytX gene encoding putative hydroxymethylpyrimidine transporter CytX: MTNETNNTLGFKHFLFLWFGAAVSIAEILTGGLLAPLGFQSGVMAIVIGHVVGVIILVLGGIIGTQERIPAIVSTRISFGVYGSYLFSVLNVLQLVGWTAVMIIAAARSANEISKMLWGMDQLSLWSMGIGGLVLLWIALGREDGLKKVNMAAVFLLFGITVLLSNVVFKDSTALNAPPMGGMSFGEALELSIIMPLSWLPLIADYTRFAKSKTSAALGSGLGYFIGSCWMYLIGLGAAIIAGNPEPSAMMLAANLGLSALGIIVLATVTTTFLDAYSAGISFTNIFPKLDEKRIALFMTVIGTGIALWVNIEQYENFLLAIGSVFAPLFAVLLTEYFIIKNRQLRPDLLVNWSALAVWALGVIMYHQFITMEFVLGATMPVLLLTSLLYKIIWGYTKEWKSCKKYPTAS, encoded by the coding sequence ATGACGAATGAAACAAATAATACATTAGGTTTTAAGCACTTTTTATTTTTATGGTTTGGTGCGGCAGTATCCATTGCTGAAATTTTAACAGGAGGGTTATTAGCTCCTCTTGGGTTTCAAAGCGGAGTAATGGCCATTGTGATTGGTCATGTGGTTGGTGTGATTATTTTGGTGCTGGGCGGTATTATTGGTACCCAGGAACGGATACCAGCTATCGTCTCTACCCGTATTTCTTTTGGCGTATATGGATCTTATTTATTTTCTGTGTTAAATGTGCTGCAGCTTGTAGGGTGGACAGCAGTTATGATTATTGCGGCAGCCCGGTCAGCTAATGAAATCAGCAAAATGCTGTGGGGAATGGATCAGCTTTCTCTTTGGAGCATGGGGATTGGCGGCTTAGTTCTTCTGTGGATCGCTCTTGGCAGAGAGGACGGCTTAAAGAAAGTGAATATGGCAGCCGTATTTTTGTTGTTTGGCATTACGGTACTCTTAAGTAATGTAGTATTTAAAGATAGTACCGCTTTAAATGCACCGCCTATGGGAGGAATGTCTTTTGGTGAGGCATTAGAATTGAGTATTATTATGCCATTGTCCTGGTTGCCGCTGATTGCTGACTATACACGCTTTGCGAAAAGTAAAACAAGTGCAGCTTTGGGCAGCGGGCTAGGTTATTTTATTGGCAGCTGCTGGATGTATCTGATTGGCTTAGGCGCTGCTATTATTGCAGGCAATCCCGAACCTTCTGCTATGATGCTGGCAGCTAATTTAGGATTATCAGCTCTAGGCATTATTGTGCTGGCAACAGTAACAACTACTTTCTTAGATGCTTATTCTGCTGGGATTAGTTTTACTAATATTTTTCCGAAGCTGGATGAGAAACGAATTGCTTTATTTATGACGGTGATTGGCACGGGTATCGCTTTGTGGGTGAATATTGAGCAGTACGAAAATTTCCTCCTTGCCATTGGATCTGTTTTTGCTCCATTATTTGCGGTACTATTAACTGAGTATTTTATTATTAAAAACAGGCAATTGCGTCCAGACCTTCTTGTAAATTGGAGTGCTCTGGCAGTTTGGGCCTTAGGAGTTATTATGTATCATCAGTTTATTACCATGGAGTTTGTACTGGGAGCGACCATGCCGGTTCTACTCCTTACATCACTACTTTATAAAATCATTTGGGGGTATACAAAAGAATGGAAATCCTGCAAAAAATATCCGACAGCCTCATAA